The following coding sequences lie in one Lentilactobacillus sp. SPB1-3 genomic window:
- a CDS encoding NCS2 family permease yields the protein MDNKQQLERANQLSLREAFSDKQVLRREIIAGITGFFAISYIIIVNPMILKDAGIPANLSVFATILSSFVGCWIMGFWANAPVILTPGMGVNAFFTYTVVVNMGLSWQEAVAISMVSSIIYVLIAFTKVSEILAKGIPETLKAGITAGIGLFLVEIGLEKAGLIRAGSNSILAVGDLTKPVALLALFGLILTLFLFVRKVTGGFFIGIAITTILGIIFKVKDQATPKVSIIDLDKYTHILAKGDFSHALTVPFILAVFSMTMILVFESMGLLEGIIPNHGKFKRAFEASSITAFLSGIMGTSPTVAAAESASATESGGRTGITAIVAGTMFAISMFFIPLLSYVPQAAIAPVIIITGALMMNQLSVINMYDFTDWFPAFLIVVLIPFTTSISTGLAFGFVAYPLLKIAAKRADELSGATYLLGILFLCDLVLSAIL from the coding sequence TTGGATAACAAACAACAGTTAGAGAGAGCTAATCAGCTTTCTTTACGGGAAGCATTTTCTGATAAGCAAGTGTTGAGACGAGAGATTATTGCTGGGATCACTGGATTCTTTGCGATTTCTTATATCATCATTGTTAATCCAATGATTTTAAAAGATGCGGGGATTCCCGCGAATCTAAGTGTGTTCGCCACGATTCTGTCATCCTTTGTTGGTTGTTGGATCATGGGATTCTGGGCGAATGCCCCAGTAATTTTGACTCCTGGAATGGGAGTTAACGCGTTCTTTACTTACACTGTCGTCGTTAACATGGGATTATCATGGCAAGAAGCCGTGGCAATCTCGATGGTTTCATCGATTATATATGTCCTGATTGCTTTTACTAAGGTCAGTGAAATCCTAGCTAAAGGGATTCCAGAGACGCTGAAGGCGGGGATTACGGCTGGTATTGGGCTATTCTTAGTTGAGATTGGTCTGGAAAAAGCCGGCTTGATTCGCGCCGGAAGTAATTCGATTTTAGCAGTTGGTGATTTAACGAAACCAGTTGCTTTATTGGCCTTATTCGGTTTGATTTTAACCTTGTTCTTATTCGTGAGAAAAGTGACGGGTGGTTTCTTTATCGGAATTGCCATCACAACGATCTTAGGTATTATCTTCAAGGTTAAGGATCAGGCGACCCCTAAAGTCTCCATTATTGATCTTGACAAGTACACTCATATCCTTGCCAAGGGCGATTTTAGTCACGCCTTGACGGTGCCGTTTATCTTAGCGGTATTTTCGATGACCATGATTTTGGTGTTTGAATCAATGGGTTTGCTTGAAGGAATTATTCCTAATCATGGAAAATTTAAGCGGGCTTTTGAAGCTAGTTCAATTACTGCCTTCCTATCAGGAATTATGGGAACTAGTCCAACCGTTGCTGCGGCCGAAAGTGCTTCAGCTACTGAAAGTGGTGGACGAACAGGTATCACGGCAATCGTAGCCGGAACGATGTTTGCAATCTCAATGTTTTTCATTCCGTTGCTATCATATGTTCCACAAGCTGCGATTGCTCCGGTTATTATTATTACTGGTGCCTTAATGATGAATCAGTTAAGTGTCATCAATATGTATGACTTTACCGATTGGTTTCCAGCGTTCTTGATTGTGGTATTGATTCCATTCACCACTAGTATCTCAACAGGATTAGCATTCGGATTCGTGGCTTATCCATTATTAAAGATTGCGGCTAAACGAGCTGATGAACTAAGTGGGGCAACATACCTTTTAGGAATATTGTTCCTGTGTGATTTAGTGCTAAGCGCAATTCTTTAA